Proteins co-encoded in one Cytophaga hutchinsonii ATCC 33406 genomic window:
- a CDS encoding DUF5686 family protein, whose amino-acid sequence MVRKHLFFLLKYILSVWLLLQGISHSFAQTDTLRGQIRETFSNQVLPFVHITIFPSGNEFISNIDGTFSMPHPAAGSKIIFNRFLHRTVEIEITGGPIPGDTMQVRLNRFQLFPPLPPTNAATLDIIKHTINLASENNINKHKQIQYQTYNKLTIDVGNNSHVNDLLKKLRANGWLKIDDISGNQHLYILESVATRKILNSQNQLENIDALMSSGIRIPGVAFLGTHLQHFNVYDNFVEVAGKKYISPLAQSHSINRYNYQILDTLYLKDGKYFSIAFAPKASKNFSALKGLMLIHANDYSVRYVLVSPAFQNKGLTEVTVQYKTIDHELFPDRQTIYLRGTEDVGGLSPIIQSSTWYHFYQTNKNFKDCQFNECILSYKEEDIEKDTNYWNQMRQTPATLTDKNTYTYFQNGINPLLLQKFLNLGQNIYFGKLTVGYVNFDLNKILNHNRAEGFRIGIGGTTNYRFSKIWKFSAFVGYGFGDTKFKYGLGVERMLYLPKKCAAGISFSNELQEAGGQQQAFDTPQYSSETLRRLLITYMDYTKNLMVYFKAHPITYLDYKMSFSYQHTLPNYNYVYKGEAFESINYFEWSNGIRYAFGEQEIHLNDEIIKQLSKYPILYFNIDKGFKISNQPFTYTRYEFRIDQFIKIVDLGKTGIQMVGGATSGYAPYSKLFVGKGSSKSAGVVVHNSFETMGYNEFVADRYYGLFLSHDFGRMYYRSRFFMPNFMVIYNIGWGFLSHPEYHAGPQMKDYSKGYKETGAFINNIVVLKLSGLKMGIGAGVFFRYGEYQYPKTSDNAVFKFSLNLSPGS is encoded by the coding sequence ATGGTGCGCAAACATCTTTTCTTCCTGCTGAAATATATTTTATCTGTGTGGCTGCTTCTGCAAGGTATCAGTCATTCTTTTGCACAGACAGATACGTTAAGAGGTCAGATCAGAGAAACCTTTTCAAATCAGGTATTACCCTTTGTACATATCACTATTTTTCCTTCGGGCAATGAATTCATCAGCAACATAGATGGCACCTTCAGCATGCCGCATCCGGCAGCTGGAAGTAAAATTATATTCAATCGCTTTTTACACCGCACCGTTGAAATAGAAATTACGGGAGGTCCTATCCCGGGAGATACGATGCAGGTAAGATTAAACCGTTTTCAGCTCTTTCCTCCCTTGCCGCCTACCAATGCGGCTACACTTGATATTATTAAGCATACAATTAATCTTGCCTCCGAAAACAATATCAATAAGCACAAACAGATACAATATCAAACCTATAATAAACTCACTATTGATGTTGGCAATAACAGTCACGTAAATGACCTGTTGAAGAAACTACGTGCAAATGGCTGGTTAAAAATTGATGACATTTCAGGGAATCAGCATTTGTACATTCTGGAAAGTGTTGCAACCAGAAAAATATTAAACAGTCAGAATCAGCTGGAAAACATTGATGCATTGATGAGTTCCGGTATCCGGATTCCGGGTGTAGCATTTCTGGGTACACACCTGCAGCATTTTAATGTGTATGATAATTTTGTGGAAGTAGCGGGTAAAAAATATATCAGTCCGCTGGCGCAGAGTCATAGTATAAACCGGTATAATTATCAGATCTTAGATACTCTTTATTTAAAAGACGGAAAATATTTTTCGATCGCCTTTGCGCCCAAAGCCAGTAAGAACTTTAGCGCGTTAAAAGGCCTGATGCTGATACATGCCAATGATTATTCCGTACGCTACGTGCTTGTGTCTCCAGCCTTTCAGAATAAAGGCCTGACAGAAGTTACCGTACAATACAAAACAATTGATCATGAACTGTTCCCCGACAGACAAACCATTTATCTGCGCGGAACCGAAGATGTAGGCGGCTTGTCTCCTATTATTCAATCTTCTACGTGGTATCATTTTTATCAGACAAATAAAAATTTCAAAGACTGTCAGTTCAATGAATGCATCTTATCCTACAAAGAGGAAGACATTGAAAAAGATACCAACTATTGGAATCAAATGCGGCAAACACCTGCTACGCTGACGGATAAAAATACCTATACCTATTTTCAAAATGGAATCAACCCATTGCTGCTGCAAAAGTTTCTGAACCTGGGGCAAAATATTTATTTCGGAAAGCTCACCGTAGGTTATGTTAACTTTGACCTGAATAAAATACTCAATCACAACCGGGCTGAGGGATTCCGCATCGGTATTGGCGGAACAACCAATTACAGGTTCTCTAAAATCTGGAAATTCTCAGCCTTTGTTGGTTATGGTTTTGGTGATACTAAATTTAAATACGGCCTGGGTGTAGAAAGGATGTTGTATCTGCCTAAAAAATGTGCGGCAGGCATCAGCTTCAGTAATGAATTGCAGGAAGCCGGCGGGCAGCAACAGGCCTTTGACACACCCCAATATTCCAGTGAAACATTGCGCCGGTTACTTATTACCTATATGGATTACACAAAAAATCTGATGGTATATTTTAAGGCTCATCCGATTACCTATCTCGATTATAAAATGTCTTTTTCCTATCAGCATACGTTGCCCAATTATAACTATGTGTATAAAGGAGAAGCATTTGAATCGATCAATTATTTTGAATGGAGTAATGGTATTCGTTATGCGTTTGGAGAACAGGAAATACATTTAAACGATGAAATTATTAAGCAGCTTTCCAAATATCCTATTCTGTATTTCAATATTGACAAAGGTTTTAAAATAAGCAATCAGCCGTTTACGTACACCCGCTATGAATTCCGGATTGATCAGTTTATTAAAATTGTAGATCTGGGTAAAACAGGTATACAGATGGTTGGCGGTGCAACTTCAGGGTATGCGCCTTACAGTAAATTGTTTGTAGGTAAAGGCAGCAGTAAAAGCGCTGGTGTGGTGGTACACAATAGTTTTGAAACGATGGGCTATAATGAATTTGTTGCTGACCGGTATTATGGTTTATTTTTAAGCCATGATTTTGGAAGAATGTATTACCGCAGCCGGTTCTTTATGCCAAACTTCATGGTTATCTATAACATCGGCTGGGGATTTCTGTCACATCCGGAATACCATGCAGGACCACAAATGAAAGATTACAGCAAAGGCTACAAAGAAACGGGCGCATTTATTAACAATATAGTAGTATTGAAATTATCAGGTCTTAAAATGGGTATTGGAGCCGGTGTATTTTTCAGATATGGTGAATACCAATATCCTAAAACATCCGATAACGCGGTGTTTAAATTCTCATTGAATTTATCGCCGGGATCGTAA
- a CDS encoding DUF6157 family protein, which translates to MILPDKTHTTNYSDTFIEVADDCSVSEGKVPEVKNDKKTIAFRQFEMLSKNPYKYTSDDVLFQVYADKNDLIKSEYEAARKAFFSKGQACFRASPLTKQFGFGVHADKKGKIALYGMETEEYQKFVRDPDIKKVKAMRTSKK; encoded by the coding sequence ATGATACTGCCCGATAAAACCCATACAACAAATTATTCAGACACCTTTATTGAAGTGGCAGATGATTGTAGCGTTTCAGAAGGAAAAGTACCGGAAGTTAAAAACGATAAAAAAACGATCGCTTTCAGACAATTTGAAATGCTATCAAAGAATCCTTATAAGTACACTTCGGACGATGTATTGTTTCAGGTGTATGCAGATAAAAACGATTTAATTAAAAGTGAATATGAAGCAGCACGGAAGGCGTTTTTCTCAAAAGGGCAGGCATGTTTCAGAGCTTCTCCGTTAACAAAACAGTTTGGGTTTGGTGTACATGCGGATAAAAAAGGTAAAATAGCTTTATATGGAATGGAAACGGAGGAATACCAAAAGTTTGTCCGCGACCCGGATATCAAAAAAGTTAAAGCAATGCGCACTTCTAAAAAGTAA
- a CDS encoding cellulase family glycosylhydrolase, translating into MKILHLIPVFFLYVVHAAAQSPTLLIEDFEDGNTQNNLGGYWYSFNDNPNGGKSRLKQTAWQKEAFVQTGGYQSAGMFQVDVILEKGNYQWNPYFAFATSVAKSVPNNINPASFAGISYWHKGVAHKVRVETAEVTDYDFYSMRVPASDVWTFVTIDFSMLNQEGWGKKVPLNLDNSIKLIWNLDETSGNFQLDDIRFVKQITYVKQHNMEILPAEIPSPIAVKGNVSNPLNDLSKKYLTKGLNLASWAEANKITSANPKDWKYNEAIIKLQAEQGLLGIRFPIDLDLYVVDRLNVLNGTKKKIEIEPMLYTLMDSMNIWTKRYGLSLTIDYHAYDGSYNRASSKDPKFREAVSSLWRVVAQHFVKEKREDLFFELTNEPCLSLPEGEYIDQTDWTLLAQMMIDSIRRVDKTRPIIFGDTKWYSLDELIKNKPLKDPYVIYCFHMYDPFLFTHQGASWANMGTMKNIPFPYSPERWSTEFRDFGIVDGTPAWVKDLAKRYYQEGNKQFIKNRLAKVKNWAYEYNVPLICNEWGALPNTAKIEDLNAYFKTMGEIFEEMDISWQVWFGIMDSDYKLLPGMAEALHLKKK; encoded by the coding sequence ATGAAAATACTACACCTGATACCTGTATTTTTTTTATATGTTGTTCACGCAGCTGCGCAATCTCCTACACTCCTGATTGAAGATTTTGAAGATGGCAATACGCAAAATAATTTAGGCGGCTATTGGTATAGCTTTAATGATAATCCTAATGGTGGCAAAAGCCGGTTGAAACAGACCGCCTGGCAGAAAGAAGCATTTGTTCAGACAGGTGGCTATCAGTCTGCAGGTATGTTTCAGGTAGACGTTATCCTTGAAAAAGGGAACTATCAATGGAATCCCTATTTTGCATTTGCAACCAGTGTTGCTAAATCTGTTCCCAATAATATAAACCCTGCTTCCTTTGCAGGTATCTCTTACTGGCATAAAGGCGTGGCACACAAAGTGCGGGTTGAAACCGCTGAAGTTACCGATTATGATTTCTATTCAATGCGGGTGCCGGCAAGCGATGTATGGACCTTTGTTACCATTGATTTTTCCATGTTAAATCAGGAAGGCTGGGGTAAGAAAGTTCCACTGAATCTGGACAACTCCATCAAACTAATCTGGAACCTGGATGAGACATCCGGCAATTTTCAGCTGGATGATATACGTTTTGTGAAACAAATCACCTATGTTAAACAGCATAATATGGAAATCCTTCCGGCTGAAATACCTTCACCCATTGCGGTAAAAGGAAATGTCTCAAATCCGTTAAACGATTTGTCGAAAAAGTATTTAACCAAAGGATTGAATCTTGCCAGCTGGGCCGAAGCAAATAAAATTACTTCTGCCAATCCAAAAGACTGGAAATACAATGAAGCAATTATTAAGCTGCAGGCCGAACAGGGGCTGCTGGGTATCCGTTTCCCGATTGATCTGGACCTCTATGTAGTAGATCGCTTAAATGTATTGAATGGCACCAAAAAGAAAATAGAAATAGAACCGATGCTCTATACCTTGATGGACTCCATGAATATCTGGACCAAACGCTATGGACTTTCCTTAACAATCGATTATCATGCCTATGATGGAAGCTACAACAGAGCATCTTCCAAGGATCCAAAATTCAGAGAAGCGGTTTCTTCTTTGTGGCGTGTGGTGGCACAGCATTTTGTTAAAGAGAAACGTGAAGACTTGTTTTTTGAATTAACCAACGAACCTTGTTTAAGTTTACCGGAAGGCGAATACATTGATCAGACAGACTGGACATTACTTGCTCAAATGATGATTGACTCTATACGCCGGGTGGATAAAACACGTCCGATTATTTTCGGCGATACAAAATGGTATAGCTTAGACGAATTAATTAAAAATAAGCCGTTAAAAGATCCGTATGTAATCTACTGTTTCCATATGTACGATCCGTTCTTGTTTACACATCAGGGAGCTTCATGGGCCAATATGGGCACCATGAAAAACATTCCGTTCCCGTATTCACCTGAACGCTGGTCTACAGAGTTCCGCGACTTTGGTATTGTAGACGGTACACCGGCCTGGGTAAAAGACCTGGCAAAAAGGTATTATCAGGAAGGAAATAAACAGTTTATCAAAAACAGGCTGGCGAAAGTAAAAAACTGGGCATATGAATATAATGTTCCGCTGATCTGCAATGAATGGGGAGCTTTACCGAACACAGCTAAAATCGAAGACCTGAACGCGTACTTTAAAACCATGGGAGAAATTTTCGAAGAGATGGATATTTCGTGGCAGGTATGGTTTGGTATTATGGATTCAGACTATAAATTACTGCCGGGAATGGCTGAAGCACTGCATTTGAAAAAGAAATAG
- a CDS encoding YdeI/OmpD-associated family protein encodes MEKEPVELFCPATQKEWRKWLQKNHHSKESVWLVCYKKHAVKPSIPWSAIVDEALCFGWVDGKRKSIDADSFMQFLCKRKPNSTWSKVNKEKVQQLIAAELMTPAGLESIETAKRNGSWKILDEVEALIIPEDLEKAFKAYSGSKAFFLSLSKSVRKTLLQWLVLAKRAETRQKRITEIAEHAGEKLKPKPFR; translated from the coding sequence ATGGAAAAAGAACCGGTAGAACTGTTTTGTCCGGCTACTCAAAAGGAGTGGCGGAAATGGCTGCAAAAAAATCACCATTCAAAGGAATCTGTCTGGCTCGTTTGCTATAAAAAACATGCAGTTAAACCAAGTATTCCCTGGAGTGCCATTGTAGATGAAGCCTTATGCTTTGGCTGGGTAGATGGTAAACGGAAATCGATTGATGCCGATTCGTTTATGCAATTTTTATGTAAGCGTAAACCAAACAGCACGTGGTCAAAAGTAAACAAGGAAAAAGTACAGCAGCTGATTGCTGCTGAGTTGATGACTCCGGCTGGCTTGGAAAGTATTGAAACAGCGAAAAGAAATGGTTCATGGAAAATACTGGATGAGGTAGAAGCATTGATCATACCGGAGGATCTGGAGAAAGCCTTTAAGGCATATTCTGGTTCCAAAGCATTCTTTTTAAGTTTAAGTAAATCGGTTCGGAAAACACTGCTGCAATGGCTTGTGCTTGCTAAACGGGCAGAGACCAGACAAAAACGCATAACCGAAATAGCGGAACATGCCGGTGAAAAGCTGAAACCTAAACCGTTCAGATAA
- a CDS encoding DUF1761 domain-containing protein, producing the protein MIHLFSALNWMSILAAFAGYFFLGPLWYMFLFKKQYARSLGRENQPQSKQAATYIVGPAVCSLIITITSALFMHALEINSYTAALEFAFVAGLGYLVTNTINIAINPNIPRPMLYGAVSGAFHLVGIVVACTVLYAMK; encoded by the coding sequence ATGATTCATTTGTTTTCAGCGCTTAACTGGATGAGCATCTTAGCCGCATTTGCAGGTTATTTCTTTCTTGGTCCGCTTTGGTATATGTTCCTGTTTAAAAAGCAATATGCCCGATCTCTGGGCAGAGAAAATCAGCCGCAGTCAAAACAGGCAGCAACCTATATCGTGGGGCCGGCAGTATGTTCGCTTATTATTACCATCACAAGTGCTTTATTCATGCATGCGTTGGAGATCAATTCCTACACCGCTGCGCTGGAGTTTGCCTTTGTTGCTGGCCTGGGTTATTTAGTTACCAATACCATAAACATAGCAATCAACCCCAATATACCACGGCCGATGCTTTACGGCGCTGTTAGCGGAGCATTTCATCTGGTGGGTATTGTTGTTGCATGTACGGTACTATATGCAATGAAATAA
- a CDS encoding helix-turn-helix transcriptional regulator produces the protein MIDNDTKRLSRLTAIITQLQTKRLLTATELANRFSVSVRTIYRDIRALEQSGVPILTEEGKGYTLMEGYRIPPVMFTESQANALILAEQLVLKNKDASFVQHYSEAIDKIKAVLGHPIKDKVNLLAERTRFDQNTNRERNSKDLSDLQFALTNFYLTRIEYINEAEAQTDRLIEPFALLSTQENWLLVAWCRLRNEFRYFRLDRIKKLEIQTEKFNPHNLTLQEFFDKYH, from the coding sequence ATGATTGATAACGACACAAAACGTCTTTCCCGGCTCACGGCAATCATAACCCAATTGCAAACCAAACGGCTGCTGACAGCCACTGAGTTGGCAAACAGGTTTTCTGTCAGTGTCCGGACCATTTACAGAGATATCAGAGCACTGGAACAATCAGGCGTTCCCATCCTTACCGAAGAAGGCAAAGGATATACATTAATGGAAGGTTACCGGATACCTCCTGTAATGTTTACCGAAAGCCAGGCCAATGCATTGATCCTGGCAGAGCAGCTTGTACTGAAAAATAAAGACGCTTCTTTCGTTCAGCATTATTCAGAAGCTATTGATAAAATTAAAGCTGTACTGGGCCACCCGATCAAAGATAAGGTAAACCTGCTTGCTGAACGGACGCGTTTTGATCAAAATACAAATCGGGAACGGAACAGTAAAGATTTGTCTGATTTACAATTTGCACTGACTAATTTTTACCTGACCCGGATTGAGTATATTAACGAAGCAGAGGCACAAACCGATCGGCTTATTGAACCCTTTGCTTTGTTAAGTACGCAGGAAAACTGGTTGTTAGTAGCGTGGTGCCGCCTGCGTAACGAGTTTCGCTATTTTCGCCTGGATCGAATTAAAAAGCTTGAAATCCAAACCGAAAAATTCAATCCGCATAACCTGACCTTACAGGAGTTTTTCGATAAATACCATTAA
- a CDS encoding T9SS type A sorting domain-containing protein gives MMKSLRTISLLTGFFLFLSLICVNTLQACTGIDLIITKITFTSLESDTYTYTYEIKNIGTESVPISEISLQNYVSTDAQGTNTKAAGGSKIDFNGSAGIIAAGASYTGTMGAYPNAVGNYPLHAYPYLIVDVFIYPGTECNNTNNRITGKIEVITTDNQKQHIADAAVNWNTDTKSFLVNHWSGRKASSILHYNVFNTSGALLLSGNTSEGQPTPLSAIQSGTYIIYLSDGEKVYSKKIIY, from the coding sequence ATGATGAAATCATTACGCACTATTTCTTTGCTGACAGGATTTTTTCTATTTCTGTCGTTGATCTGTGTAAACACGCTGCAGGCCTGTACCGGCATAGACCTGATCATTACAAAAATTACCTTTACATCTCTTGAGTCTGATACCTATACATACACGTATGAGATTAAAAATATCGGTACGGAATCTGTGCCGATAAGTGAAATCTCCCTGCAGAATTATGTTTCTACAGATGCGCAAGGCACAAATACAAAAGCAGCCGGAGGTTCAAAAATTGATTTCAACGGAAGCGCAGGGATTATTGCCGCAGGAGCTAGTTATACAGGAACGATGGGTGCCTATCCGAATGCAGTGGGAAATTATCCGTTACATGCATATCCTTATTTAATCGTAGATGTATTCATTTATCCCGGAACTGAATGCAATAATACCAACAATAGAATTACCGGTAAAATTGAAGTAATCACAACAGATAATCAAAAGCAACACATCGCCGATGCTGCTGTCAATTGGAATACAGATACCAAAAGTTTTTTAGTAAATCACTGGTCTGGCCGCAAGGCTTCTTCTATATTACACTATAATGTATTTAATACATCAGGTGCCTTATTATTATCAGGCAATACGTCTGAAGGACAACCAACCCCGCTGTCTGCCATACAAAGCGGCACATACATTATTTATCTTTCAGATGGTGAAAAAGTTTATTCAAAGAAAATTATTTATTGA
- a CDS encoding SnoaL-like domain-containing protein, producing MTSVKTNTTQDIAARFYALAKEEKWFEIQDELFAEEVKSIDPVNSPYMGYAEGKANVRKKGADFVKKIRDFHGATTSAPVVAGNHFAVGREMDVTVEGFGRIQLNEIMLYEVKDGAIISEQFFY from the coding sequence ATGACATCTGTTAAAACGAATACAACGCAAGACATTGCCGCACGCTTCTATGCACTGGCAAAAGAAGAAAAATGGTTTGAGATCCAAGACGAACTTTTTGCCGAAGAGGTAAAGAGTATTGACCCTGTCAACTCACCGTACATGGGGTACGCCGAAGGTAAAGCAAACGTGCGTAAAAAAGGAGCGGACTTTGTAAAAAAGATCCGGGACTTTCATGGAGCTACCACAAGTGCGCCTGTTGTGGCGGGCAATCACTTTGCTGTAGGTCGTGAAATGGACGTTACCGTGGAGGGATTCGGACGAATTCAGCTCAACGAAATTATGCTGTATGAAGTGAAAGACGGCGCTATCATCTCCGAGCAGTTTTTCTATTAA
- a CDS encoding glutamine synthetase beta-grasp domain-containing protein translates to MAKVKSKLEYIWLDGYKPTQSLRSKTKIEENFSGKLEDLSNWSFDGSSTEQAKGGSSDCLLKPVFVCPDPQRKNGYLVMCEVLNADGTPHPTNGRAQIEDDDNDFWFGFEQEYFLYDLSTNMPLGFPAGGYPKPQGPYYCSVGAQNAYGREIIEEHLDVCLDAGLNVEGINAEVAAGQWEFQIFAKGAKRAGDEIWVARYLLERIGEKYGVYVNYHCKPLGDLDWNGSGMHANFSNTLLRTAGSKEVFDKVCEAFRPVVKEHIEVYGAHNELRLTGKHETASIHDFSYGVSDRGASIRIPVLVPAKGWSGYLEDRRPNSAADPYKVAARIIKTVKPVQR, encoded by the coding sequence ATGGCAAAGGTAAAGTCAAAATTAGAGTACATCTGGCTTGATGGTTACAAACCAACTCAAAGCTTACGTAGCAAGACTAAAATTGAAGAGAATTTTAGCGGTAAATTAGAAGACCTGAGCAACTGGTCATTTGATGGTTCTTCAACAGAACAAGCAAAAGGTGGTTCTTCTGACTGTTTATTGAAACCAGTATTTGTTTGCCCGGATCCTCAGAGAAAAAACGGTTATTTAGTAATGTGTGAAGTATTGAATGCTGATGGTACTCCGCACCCTACAAATGGCCGTGCTCAGATTGAAGATGATGACAATGATTTCTGGTTCGGTTTCGAACAGGAATATTTCTTATATGATTTATCTACAAACATGCCGTTAGGTTTCCCTGCTGGTGGATATCCAAAACCACAAGGACCTTACTACTGTTCAGTAGGTGCACAGAATGCTTACGGTCGTGAGATCATTGAAGAGCATTTGGATGTATGTCTTGACGCTGGCTTGAACGTTGAAGGTATCAACGCTGAGGTAGCTGCAGGTCAGTGGGAATTCCAGATCTTCGCTAAAGGTGCGAAACGTGCCGGAGATGAAATCTGGGTTGCTCGTTACTTATTAGAAAGAATCGGGGAGAAATACGGTGTTTATGTTAACTACCACTGTAAGCCGCTTGGCGACCTTGACTGGAATGGTTCAGGTATGCACGCGAACTTCTCTAACACATTATTAAGAACTGCCGGAAGCAAAGAAGTATTCGATAAAGTATGTGAAGCATTCCGTCCGGTTGTTAAAGAGCACATCGAAGTGTACGGTGCACACAACGAATTACGTTTAACTGGTAAGCACGAGACTGCAAGTATTCATGATTTCAGCTACGGTGTATCTGATCGTGGTGCTTCTATCCGTATCCCGGTTTTAGTTCCGGCAAAAGGCTGGAGCGGTTACTTAGAAGATCGTCGTCCGAACTCTGCGGCTGATCCATACAAAGTTGCTGCACGTATCATCAAAACAGTTAAGCCGGTTCAGCGCTAA
- a CDS encoding glutamine synthetase III: MAHLRFKALETLNDRQPVKVVPPSNKISDYYGENVFGVDAMKRYISSDAVKVVLSAIETGEKIDAVTADAVAAGMKCWAMEKGVTHYTHWFQPLTDATAEKHDSFFDLDENGKALEKFKASALVQQEPDASSFPNGGIRSTFEARGYTAWDPSSPAFIMGGTLCIPTIFVSYTGESLDNKAPLLKSLAAVDKAATEVCQFFDKDITKVTATLGPEQEYFLVDAALFNARPDLLMAGRTVFGHAPSRGQQLDDHYFGSIPPRVNDFMVDFEIEALKLGIPARTRHNEVAPGQYEMAPTFEECNLSCDHNQLIRDLMHKVAEKHGLKVLFHEKPFAGINGSGKHNNWALSTNFGKNLLSPSSKPKENLIFLTFLVNVVKAVNDYADLLRASIASAGNDHRLGANEAPPAIISVFLGTQLSEVLDELEKNGNVRIDKGDNMYMKLGINKIPELLLDNTDRNRTSPFAFTGNKFEFRAVGSAANSASPMTVLNTIVAETLVQFKLDVDKQIDKGVKKEVAVANVLRDYTLASKKIRFEGNGYSDEWVKEAAKRGLNNVMTTPQALDFWITPKVKKLFEKHGIYSERELEARYEIMQENYIKKIQIEGRVIGDLAINHIIPTAIEYQNKLILNVKGLKDIGLEKEAKPVIEVIKEISKHINAIQTDVDAMTDARKKANIIEHMPERAKAYCDKVKPYFETIRYAVDKLELIVDDEMWPLPKYRELLFLR, translated from the coding sequence ATGGCGCATTTACGTTTTAAAGCATTAGAAACTCTTAATGATCGGCAACCTGTTAAAGTTGTTCCACCATCCAATAAAATATCTGACTACTATGGTGAAAATGTATTTGGGGTTGATGCAATGAAACGATACATCTCTTCCGATGCTGTAAAAGTCGTTTTGTCCGCGATTGAAACAGGAGAGAAAATAGATGCTGTAACGGCAGATGCTGTTGCTGCAGGTATGAAATGCTGGGCCATGGAAAAGGGCGTAACGCATTATACACACTGGTTTCAGCCATTAACGGATGCAACAGCAGAGAAGCACGATTCATTCTTTGATCTGGATGAAAACGGCAAAGCGCTGGAAAAATTTAAAGCAAGTGCATTGGTTCAGCAGGAGCCGGATGCGTCCTCGTTTCCAAACGGTGGTATCCGTTCTACGTTCGAGGCACGTGGCTATACTGCCTGGGATCCTTCATCTCCGGCTTTTATCATGGGTGGTACGTTATGTATTCCTACTATATTTGTTTCCTATACAGGTGAATCCTTAGATAATAAAGCGCCTTTGTTAAAATCATTGGCCGCAGTTGATAAAGCAGCAACAGAAGTATGTCAGTTTTTCGATAAAGACATTACCAAAGTAACGGCAACACTTGGGCCGGAGCAGGAATATTTCTTAGTAGATGCTGCCTTGTTCAATGCACGCCCGGACCTGCTGATGGCAGGCCGTACCGTGTTTGGTCATGCACCATCACGCGGGCAGCAATTAGACGATCACTATTTTGGATCTATACCTCCACGTGTAAATGATTTCATGGTGGATTTTGAAATTGAAGCGCTGAAGCTTGGTATTCCCGCACGTACCCGTCACAACGAAGTTGCTCCCGGACAATATGAAATGGCGCCAACGTTTGAAGAATGTAATTTATCCTGTGATCACAATCAGTTAATTCGTGATCTGATGCATAAAGTTGCTGAGAAACACGGTTTAAAAGTATTGTTTCATGAGAAGCCGTTTGCAGGAATCAACGGAAGCGGTAAACACAATAACTGGGCGCTGAGCACCAACTTTGGCAAAAACTTATTGAGCCCGAGCAGCAAGCCGAAAGAAAACTTAATTTTCTTAACCTTCCTGGTGAACGTAGTAAAAGCAGTAAATGATTATGCAGATCTATTGCGTGCATCTATTGCTTCGGCTGGTAACGATCACCGTTTAGGTGCTAACGAAGCGCCTCCTGCCATCATCTCAGTTTTCTTAGGGACACAATTGTCTGAAGTGCTGGATGAGCTTGAGAAAAACGGAAATGTGCGCATCGATAAAGGAGATAACATGTACATGAAATTAGGGATCAACAAAATTCCTGAATTGTTATTGGATAATACAGACCGCAACAGAACGTCTCCGTTTGCTTTCACGGGGAATAAATTTGAATTCAGAGCCGTTGGGAGTGCAGCAAACTCTGCTTCACCTATGACCGTTTTAAATACCATTGTAGCGGAAACGCTTGTGCAGTTTAAGCTGGATGTAGATAAGCAGATTGATAAAGGTGTGAAAAAAGAAGTTGCCGTAGCAAACGTACTGCGTGATTATACACTTGCTTCCAAGAAGATCCGTTTTGAAGGCAATGGCTACAGCGATGAATGGGTTAAAGAAGCAGCGAAGAGAGGCTTGAACAATGTAATGACAACACCGCAGGCGCTTGATTTCTGGATTACACCAAAAGTTAAAAAATTATTTGAAAAGCATGGTATTTATTCCGAACGCGAGCTTGAAGCACGTTACGAGATCATGCAGGAAAATTATATTAAAAAAATTCAGATCGAAGGCCGTGTAATCGGTGATCTTGCCATTAACCACATCATTCCTACAGCGATTGAATATCAGAATAAATTAATTCTGAATGTGAAAGGATTGAAAGATATTGGTCTTGAAAAAGAAGCGAAGCCGGTAATTGAAGTAATTAAAGAAATCTCAAAACACATCAATGCCATTCAAACGGATGTTGATGCCATGACCGATGCACGTAAAAAAGCAAACATCATCGAGCACATGCCTGAAAGAGCAAAAGCATATTGCGATAAAGTAAAACCATACTTCGAAACGATCCGCTATGCAGTAGATAAACTGGAGCTGATTGTGGATGATGAGATGTGGCCGTTGCCGAAATACAGAGAACTACTATTCTTACGCTAA